Part of the Haloarchaeobius litoreus genome is shown below.
GAGCTTCATGCCGGCAGCTCCAGATACTCGCGCAGGGCGGCTTCGAGGTTGTCGAGCTCGCCGTCGAGGTTGCGTTCGAAGAAGCGTTCCACGCCGGGGAGTTTACCGTCCACGATGAACCGGTTCGTGAGGGTACAGCCCGCCTCTGTCTCCCGTATCTCGTGTTCACCGGTGACTCGCATCACCTTCGAGCGGCCCTCGAACCGGACGAACTCGGGCTCGCGACGGTCGACGTCGCGGGTCCGCACGGCGACGGTCCGCCGGACGAGGGGGATCGGCAGTTTGACGTGCCACGTCGCATCGGTGCCGTCCTCGCTGCGGAGCTCGAACCGGTCCACCACGCTGATGGGACGAGCGCGGAGCTCCGGGTCCGCGATGAACGCCCAGACCCGTTCGGGGGCAACAGGGAACTCGAACGTACGCTCGACCCGGACTGTCATACGATATCTGGTTGCCTCGTGGCCAAAAACGCAGCGGAATCGGGTTAACTGACCGTAACCTTCCAGGTCGTCGAGCGGGAGCGGCCCCACTTCTCGATGTCCACGTCCTCGGACTTCTCTGATAGGTGCGGGAGTCGCGACCCCACCTGTTTCGAGGAGAGGTCGATGGCGTCGGCGATGTTCTTCGCACGGAAGTACTGTTGCCCCTTCGAGACGCTGTCTCGGAGGTAGGCGAGTATCCGTTGCTCCTCGTCGGAGTAATCGCTCATCGTCTACCCGAAGATAGGGGCCTCACGCTAATAACGATTTTTGCTCCGCCCGTTCCTACCGGTCCCACCACTGGAGCGCGAAGACCGAGAGCATCGCGAAGATCATCGCGCCCGCGAAGGCATAGCTCCCGGCCGCCTGTGCACTCGACGTGCCACCGAGGTACTGGATGCCGAAGACGGCCATCGCGACGGCGCACAGGACGGCACCGATGCCGAAGACGGTGGAGAACCCGATCGCCTTGTCGCTCGATCCCGACGTGTGTTCGCTCATGTGCGCCACTATCGAGGGGAGGGTCTTAATCCCTGCTGTCGACGGTGGGGGCCAGCCATCCAAAGGGCATTGGCTCAAGGCCTTTTATAGCTCGGGACCTTCCGTCCACAGGAATGTCAGACGGAACGGATGCAGGTAGTGGGTCGACGGGTGGTGGTGGCCTCGCGACGGCGAAGGCCACCCTGTTCGGGAGCAGGCTCCGAATCGGTGCCGTGGTCGTCGTCGGCCTCGTGGGGATGGTCGTCGCGGCGTACCTCCTCGGGTTCCTCGGCGTCCCGTCGGTGACAGGCGTCGAGAACCGCTTCGGCGAGACCAACGAGTCGACGACGGTCATCCAGACCGAACTCGGGGTCCAGAACCCGAACCCGGTCGGCACGGGCTTCCTCGACGTCTCCGCTGGCTACGAGGTGAGCATGAACAACATCACGATGGCGACCGGCGGGCGGGACGATATCGACGTCCAGCCGGGGCAGTCGACGGTGACGACACGGAGCTACCTCCGGAACGAGCGCATCCCGCACTGGTGGGCCAGCCACATCCGCCGTGGCGAGCAGACCGACGTGCGCATCGACGCGAGCATCCGGTCGGGGCTCGTCGGCCGCTCCTTCGCGGTGCCACAGGAACGGACCATCCAGACCGACCTGCTCTCGTCGTTCAACTCGACCGAGACGCGGGAGGTGAACGTGGACCGGCCTCTCGTCTCCGACCCCGTGCTGTACATCAACCGGACCGCCGGCCAGTGGGGCGACGTGACCAACGAGTCGACGCCAATCGTCCTCGATTTCTACGTCTACAACCCGAAGTCCTACGCCATCCCCATCTCGGAGATCGAGTACGGGGTGAACATGAACGACATCACCGTCGGGGAGGGGACGAACACCCGCGAGTACGTCCTCGCGCCGGGCGAGGTGACCCAGGTCCGGACCGTGACGACCATCGACAACGCGAACCTCGACGAGTGGTGGGTGAGCCACCTCCAGCGCGACCAGGTGACCGATCTCCGCATCGACTTCAGCGTGACCACCCGGATCGGCGGGACGAGCATCCAGATCCCGATGGACCGGTTCACCTACACCGAGACCATCGAGACGGACATCTTCGGGACGAAGAACGCGACCGACGCGGGCGGTGAGAATGGGTCGGAGACCAACGACGGAACCACCGGCAGTGGTGACGGCACCGCGACGGACGGCGGGACCACGACCGACGACGGCTCCGGCGACGACGGCACGACGAGCGGTGGCGGGACGACCACCGACGGCGGCGGCATCCTGGACGCCCGTGCGCCCACCTCTGCGCGGGCCGTCTGACGGGAACGGCGAGTGCTGACGCCGGCAACACGCTTATTATCCCGGCACGCTCACTGTAGCGTACATGAACCGGAGTACCCAGTCTCCTGGTCGAGTTCTCCGACGGTAACGAGATCACCGTCGAATCCACTCCAGAGTCGATCGTCGTTTCTATCGGTGAATCGGACCGCACGCTCACGCGCCGAGAAGCCATGGCGCTGCAGGACCAGATCGGTGACGCACTGGTCGAACGCCGCGAGTTCTTCCGCACCACCGGCGTCCACCGCGAGGACGGCTCCTACGAGGTGACCCGTCGTGGGGCCGACTCCGCGGGCAACGCGAAGGTGTTCGAGAGCTTCGAGACCGTCCGCCGGCTGTACGACCGCCTGCCCGACGAGTTCGGGGCCGAGGCGGTCGGTCGGACCGGTATCACGGGCTCTCGCCGGCACATGCTGGTGCGACACTTCGCGGAGCATCCGGCCTTCGACTGCGAGATCACGAGCCGGAGCCCGCTGACGGTCGCGAAGGCCGACCCCGAGTCCGCGGACGCTTCGGACGAGGAACGGATGCCGGAGGCGACGGCCGACTGAGGCCGTCGCTCGCCGGGGTACAACATCGTCGACCAGCGACAGCGCCGGCGAAAAACGGACCCGTTCAGTGGATCTCGACGTGCTCGGACTCCTCGTTGAGCGCGAGGTTGACGGCGATCTCCGCGTTCCGCATCGCGTACTGAGCGGTCTGCTGGAGGCTGACGAGTACCTCACGGACCTGGAGGAGGTCCTTGTTGTCCATCTCGGGGAGGTCGTCGAGTATCTCGCGCTCGCGGTCG
Proteins encoded:
- a CDS encoding SRPBCC family protein, which codes for MTVRVERTFEFPVAPERVWAFIADPELRARPISVVDRFELRSEDGTDATWHVKLPIPLVRRTVAVRTRDVDRREPEFVRFEGRSKVMRVTGEHEIRETEAGCTLTNRFIVDGKLPGVERFFERNLDGELDNLEAALREYLELPA
- a CDS encoding DUF7123 family protein; the encoded protein is MSDYSDEEQRILAYLRDSVSKGQQYFRAKNIADAIDLSSKQVGSRLPHLSEKSEDVDIEKWGRSRSTTWKVTVS
- a CDS encoding DUF7528 family protein — encoded protein: MTVESTPESIVVSIGESDRTLTRREAMALQDQIGDALVERREFFRTTGVHREDGSYEVTRRGADSAGNAKVFESFETVRRLYDRLPDEFGAEAVGRTGITGSRRHMLVRHFAEHPAFDCEITSRSPLTVAKADPESADASDEERMPEATAD
- a CDS encoding DUF7525 family protein; protein product: MSEHTSGSSDKAIGFSTVFGIGAVLCAVAMAVFGIQYLGGTSSAQAAGSYAFAGAMIFAMLSVFALQWWDR
- a CDS encoding LEA type 2 family protein codes for the protein MSDGTDAGSGSTGGGGLATAKATLFGSRLRIGAVVVVGLVGMVVAAYLLGFLGVPSVTGVENRFGETNESTTVIQTELGVQNPNPVGTGFLDVSAGYEVSMNNITMATGGRDDIDVQPGQSTVTTRSYLRNERIPHWWASHIRRGEQTDVRIDASIRSGLVGRSFAVPQERTIQTDLLSSFNSTETREVNVDRPLVSDPVLYINRTAGQWGDVTNESTPIVLDFYVYNPKSYAIPISEIEYGVNMNDITVGEGTNTREYVLAPGEVTQVRTVTTIDNANLDEWWVSHLQRDQVTDLRIDFSVTTRIGGTSIQIPMDRFTYTETIETDIFGTKNATDAGGENGSETNDGTTGSGDGTATDGGTTTDDGSGDDGTTSGGGTTTDGGGILDARAPTSARAV